One window from the genome of Amycolatopsis sp. NBC_01480 encodes:
- a CDS encoding SAF domain-containing protein → MTSPHSPIRTEQAPEPAGPVSWLGQKGKPAVLPRGRGGSRRLPHLLVGVLLVVLCVGGAVWWTSTTQDRMPVLAIARPVQVGHVLEPADLRSTDVSFSAGVATVPADRAATMVGRPMATSLAPGALLTPDSVGAAAIPAPGHAVAALGLKPGQFPPELAPGTPVTVVVAAASGSAGAAGQQTGQGSSWQATVVGLALAGTDQTTVISLQLEASASVQLAQVSAGQVALVMLPGGDR, encoded by the coding sequence GTGACCAGCCCACACAGCCCCATTCGAACCGAGCAGGCGCCGGAGCCGGCCGGACCGGTGTCGTGGCTGGGGCAGAAGGGAAAACCCGCCGTGCTGCCGCGTGGCCGCGGCGGGAGCCGTCGCTTACCGCACCTGCTGGTCGGAGTGCTGCTGGTCGTGCTCTGCGTCGGCGGCGCGGTGTGGTGGACCAGCACCACCCAGGACCGGATGCCGGTGCTCGCGATCGCTCGCCCGGTGCAGGTCGGGCACGTTCTCGAACCTGCGGATCTGCGCAGCACCGATGTCTCCTTCTCCGCCGGTGTGGCGACCGTGCCCGCCGACCGGGCCGCCACGATGGTCGGCCGCCCGATGGCTACCAGCTTGGCGCCTGGGGCACTGCTGACCCCGGACAGCGTGGGTGCGGCGGCGATCCCGGCCCCCGGGCACGCGGTGGCCGCGCTGGGGTTGAAGCCCGGTCAGTTCCCGCCCGAACTCGCACCCGGGACGCCGGTCACGGTCGTGGTCGCCGCCGCGAGCGGATCTGCCGGCGCTGCGGGGCAGCAGACGGGGCAAGGGTCGTCGTGGCAGGCCACGGTGGTCGGGCTTGCCCTGGCGGGCACGGATCAGACCACGGTGATCTCGCTGCAGCTGGAGGCAAGCGCGAGCGTGCAGCTGGCGCAGGTATCGGCGGGTCAGGTGGCGCTGGTGATGCTGCCGGGCGGTGATCGCTGA